From the genome of Pseudomonas bubulae:
CGCCGATTGCAGCCTTGTAGCCGGCAGCGTCCAGCAGTTTTTCCAGCTCGGCGGTGTTGCTTGGCTTGAGCTTGAAAATCCAGCTGGTGTACGGCTCGCTGTTCAGCGACTCAGGGCTGTCAGCCAGCGCTTCATTGACGGCAATCACTTCGCCCGACACCGGCGAGTAGATGTCGGAAGCGGCTTTTACCGACTCCACAACACCCGCGGTATCGCCAGCAGCGAATACTTTGCCAACTTCAGCCAGCTCAACAAACACCACATCCCCCAAGGCTTCCTGAGCGTGATCGCTGATGCCTACGGTAACCGTGCCATCTGCTTCCAGACGGGCCCACTCGTGACTTTCAGCAAAGCGCAACTCGGCAGGGATCAGGCTCATATTCAGTGTCCTCAAGTATAAATGTCAGCGGCATGCACTCTGTGCACGCCCGCCAGTAAACGTTAGATCAAGGCTTTGCCAAGACGAACAAAAGTCGGTTTGACTACGCGAACCGGGTACCACTTGCCACGAATCTCAACCTCGGCACGGTCAGCCGTTGCCATCGGAACTCGCGCCAGAGCGATCGATTTGCTTAGCGTGGGAGAGAAACTACCACTGGTGATCTCTCCTTCGCCAACATTGGCGATGCGAACCACCTGATGGGCGCGCAAAACACCCCGCTCTTCAAGCACCAAACCCACCAGTTTGAGCTGCACGCCACCGGCCTTTTCGGCCTCCAGCGCTTCGCGCCCCACGAACTTGCGTGAAGCAGGCTCCCAGGCAATGGTCCAGGCCATATTGGCGCAAAGGGGGGACACCGACAGGTGGATATCCTGCCCGTAGAGGTTCATGCCGGCTTCCAGGCGCAAGGTGTCGCGGGCGCCAAGGCCGATCGGTGAAATACCGGCGCCGACCAGATCGTTGAAAAAAGCCGGGGCCTGATCGGCCGGGAGCACGATTTCAAGGCCGTCTTCGCCGGTGTAGCCGGTGCGGGCAATAAACCAGTCGCCACAGCTCTGCCCTTCAAAGGGCTTGAGCTGCTGGATCAGTTGGGCACGGGCCTGGCTCACCAGCTCGGCGACCTTATGTCGCGCCTGTGGCCCCTGAATGGCCAGCAGGGCCAACTCTGGACGCTCCTGCAGTTGCACGTCATAGCCCTTAAGCTGAGCCTGCATCCAGGCCAGATCCTGATCGCGGGTGGCGGCGTTGACGATCAGCCGGTAACCGCCAGGCATCAGGTAGACGATCATGTCGTCGACCACGCCGCCCTGCTCGTTGAGCATGGCGCTGTACAAGGCGCGACCGGGGGTGTTCAGTCGTTCGACATCGTTGGCCAGCAAATACTGCAACCATTGCTTGGCCTGAAGCCCGGTGATGTCGATCACGGTCATATGCGAGACATCAAAAACCCCACAGTCGCGGCGCACCTCATGGTGCTCCTCAACCTGCGAGCCGTAATGCAAAGGCATATCCCAACCGCCAAAATCGACCATCTTCGCGCCTAGGGCGAGATGCAGGTCATACAGAGGCGTACGCTGTCCCATGGGTTTCTCCTTCCGGGCTTGGCGAAGGTGCGGACAGGCTGCGGAGCATTTCAAGCCAAACAAGCGGCTTTTTTACATCACGCAGAAACCTGGCCTGACAGACAGACCGCACCGAATGCCGCGCATTGTAGCCGCATGCAGGAGGACTGACACCTAACCGATGCGATGGGCCGAGCGTCGAATCAAACCGATGACCGGTAACAAACCGACCAGTACCAGGGTCAAGGCCGGCAGCGAAGCCCGCGCCCACTCACCCTCGCTGGTCATCTCGAAGATGCGTACGGCCAGCGTATCCCAGCCAAACGGGCGCATCAGCAAGGTCGCCGGCATCTCCTTGAGCACATCAACAAACACCAGCAGCGCAGCGCTCAAGGTGCCCGGCAGCAGTAATGGCAGATACACCTTGAAAAACAGTCGCGGGCCACTGACGCCCAAACTGCGGGCGGCTTCGGGCAAAGACGGACGAATCCGCGCCAGGCTGTTTTCCAGCGGCCCATAGGCCACGGCAATAAATCGCACCAGATACGCCAGCAACAGGGCCGACAGGCTGCCCAGCAGCAACGGTTTGCCCGCACCGCCCAGCCACCCCGAAACAGGGATCACCAGTTCGCGGTCCAGATAACTGAACGCCAGCATGATCGACACCGCCAGCACCGAACCCGGCAAGGCATAGCCCAGGTTCGCCAGGCTGACCCCGGCACGGATAGCCGGGGTTGGCGCCTGGCGTCGGGCAAAGGCCAGCACCAGCGCCACGCTGACGGTAATCAGCGCCGCCATTGCCCCCAGATACAGGGTATGCACGATCAAACCGACATAACGCTCGTCCAGATCAAAGCGCCCGCGCTGCCAGAACCACACCACCAGTTGCAACATCGGGATCACGAATGCACAGGCAAACACCAGCAGACACCAGCCACTGGCCAGCCATGCCTTGGGCCCGCTCAGGTGGTAAAGGGCAGTGACCCGTGGTCGCTCGTTGCTGGCACGGCTGGCCCCCCTGGCGCGGCGCTCGCCGTAGAGCACCAGCATGACCACCAGCAACAGCAAACTGGCCAGTTGTGCTGCCGTCGACAGACTGAAAAAACCGTACCAGGTCTTGTAAATAGCCGTGGTGAAGGTGTCGAAGTTGAACACCGACACAGCACCGAAATCAG
Proteins encoded in this window:
- the gcvH gene encoding glycine cleavage system protein GcvH, giving the protein MSLIPAELRFAESHEWARLEADGTVTVGISDHAQEALGDVVFVELAEVGKVFAAGDTAGVVESVKAASDIYSPVSGEVIAVNEALADSPESLNSEPYTSWIFKLKPSNTAELEKLLDAAGYKAAIGE
- the gcvT gene encoding glycine cleavage system aminomethyltransferase GcvT, yielding MGQRTPLYDLHLALGAKMVDFGGWDMPLHYGSQVEEHHEVRRDCGVFDVSHMTVIDITGLQAKQWLQYLLANDVERLNTPGRALYSAMLNEQGGVVDDMIVYLMPGGYRLIVNAATRDQDLAWMQAQLKGYDVQLQERPELALLAIQGPQARHKVAELVSQARAQLIQQLKPFEGQSCGDWFIARTGYTGEDGLEIVLPADQAPAFFNDLVGAGISPIGLGARDTLRLEAGMNLYGQDIHLSVSPLCANMAWTIAWEPASRKFVGREALEAEKAGGVQLKLVGLVLEERGVLRAHQVVRIANVGEGEITSGSFSPTLSKSIALARVPMATADRAEVEIRGKWYPVRVVKPTFVRLGKALI
- a CDS encoding iron ABC transporter permease, yielding MAHPAQRRWYPLVFVIAALVLLPLSVLLLSWQSIDAQIWSHLWDTQMPRLLGNTLTLIVGVGIGVTLLGVSLAWLTSLCEFPGRRWLDWALMLPFAIPAYVLAFVFVGLLDFAGPIQTLLREWFGMGLRLPRVRSTGGVITVLILVFYPYVYLLARTAFLAQGKGLMEAARVLGQSPWQAFWRVALPMARPAIGAGVALALMETLADFGAVSVFNFDTFTTAIYKTWYGFFSLSTAAQLASLLLLVVMLVLYGERRARGASRASNERPRVTALYHLSGPKAWLASGWCLLVFACAFVIPMLQLVVWFWQRGRFDLDERYVGLIVHTLYLGAMAALITVSVALVLAFARRQAPTPAIRAGVSLANLGYALPGSVLAVSIMLAFSYLDRELVIPVSGWLGGAGKPLLLGSLSALLLAYLVRFIAVAYGPLENSLARIRPSLPEAARSLGVSGPRLFFKVYLPLLLPGTLSAALLVFVDVLKEMPATLLMRPFGWDTLAVRIFEMTSEGEWARASLPALTLVLVGLLPVIGLIRRSAHRIG